In a single window of the Deinococcus yavapaiensis KR-236 genome:
- a CDS encoding DUF4097 family beta strand repeat-containing protein yields the protein MILPVSHPRAVAVRVLVSLSLLAACGVAFRVSLKPLPPVRLASHVVSEDMNGVTAAQITLDTRIGAVRVQAGRPRTLTGEAELEGTLKETVSTANGVKTVQYTQRVDDPRRASMLFRAHSDRQRLDVNLPSALPIDLDVRGGFGETSLDLRGTGVESLSVRRGGEDLDLILPEHEVTARIDATFGETRVTGVDSSGTLDVRGEVGRITLDLRDAKATNVRAQTKFGDLDVSLPARFEAVLRTESGEAEIEVPEIRAASSLDVLSKFGDVTVRVPKDANVRVDAHMRFGDVVVPEGFERQGASYVHRGRGPLLIVRAESRQGDVTVREVEQ from the coding sequence ATGATCTTGCCCGTTTCGCATCCGCGGGCCGTCGCGGTTCGTGTTCTCGTGAGCTTGTCGCTGCTCGCCGCGTGCGGCGTCGCCTTTCGAGTCAGCTTGAAGCCCCTGCCTCCGGTTCGACTTGCCTCGCACGTCGTCTCCGAGGACATGAACGGCGTCACGGCGGCCCAGATCACGCTCGACACGCGCATCGGGGCGGTCCGGGTGCAGGCGGGACGGCCGCGCACCTTGACGGGCGAAGCCGAGCTGGAAGGCACGCTGAAAGAGACGGTTTCCACGGCGAACGGCGTCAAGACGGTGCAGTACACCCAGCGGGTCGACGATCCTCGAAGGGCGAGCATGCTGTTCAGGGCCCACTCCGATCGGCAACGGCTTGACGTGAACCTTCCTTCGGCCCTTCCGATCGACCTCGACGTTCGAGGAGGATTCGGCGAGACCTCGCTCGACCTGCGGGGCACGGGCGTGGAGTCGTTGAGCGTTCGGCGAGGCGGAGAGGACCTCGACCTGATCCTTCCCGAACACGAGGTGACGGCCAGGATCGACGCGACTTTCGGTGAGACGCGCGTGACGGGCGTCGATTCGAGCGGAACTTTGGACGTGCGCGGTGAAGTCGGGCGCATCACCCTCGACCTTCGAGACGCGAAGGCGACGAACGTGCGCGCGCAGACGAAGTTCGGCGACTTGGACGTCTCGTTGCCCGCGCGCTTCGAGGCGGTCTTGAGGACCGAGTCGGGAGAGGCCGAAATCGAGGTGCCCGAGATCAGGGCGGCGAGTTCCCTCGACGTGCTCTCGAAGTTCGGGGACGTGACGGTGCGCGTTCCGAAAGACGCGAACGTGCGCGTCGACGCGCACATGAGATTCGGAGACGTCGTGGTGCCCGAAGGCTTCGAGCGACAGGGCGCGTCGTACGTGCACCGAGGACGTGGTCCCTTGCTGATCGTGAGGGCCGAGAGTCGCCAGGGAGACGTGACCGTGCGGGAGGTGGAGCAATGA
- a CDS encoding response regulator, producing the protein MTVRVALVDDHDVVRTGLKMYLSLDDTLEVVGEASNGLEGVAMVERVQPDVVVMDLMMPVMDGIEATREIRSRFPDVEVLALTSALEEHKVNGAIRAGAIGYLLKDASSDVLGEAIHAAARGEVRLHPEAAKRLVREFRAPDMREHLTPRETLILQRIAHGLTNKAIAVELGVSEPTVKTHVSNLLSKLGVESRTQAALYALKVGIATLDP; encoded by the coding sequence ATGACGGTGAGAGTGGCCCTCGTGGACGATCATGACGTCGTCCGGACCGGCTTGAAGATGTACTTGTCGCTCGACGACACGCTGGAAGTCGTGGGCGAGGCGAGCAACGGCCTCGAAGGCGTCGCGATGGTGGAGCGCGTCCAACCCGACGTCGTCGTGATGGACCTCATGATGCCCGTGATGGACGGAATCGAGGCGACGCGTGAAATCCGCTCGCGCTTTCCCGACGTGGAAGTCTTGGCGCTCACGAGCGCCCTCGAAGAACACAAGGTCAACGGCGCGATTCGCGCGGGCGCCATCGGGTATCTGCTGAAGGACGCGTCGAGCGACGTGCTCGGCGAAGCGATCCACGCGGCGGCGCGGGGCGAAGTGCGCCTGCATCCCGAGGCGGCCAAGCGGCTCGTGCGGGAGTTTCGCGCGCCCGACATGCGCGAGCACCTCACGCCGAGGGAAACCTTGATTTTGCAGCGCATCGCGCACGGCCTCACGAACAAGGCGATCGCCGTGGAATTGGGCGTCAGCGAGCCGACGGTGAAGACGCACGTGTCGAACCTCCTGAGCAAACTCGGCGTGGAGTCACGCACCCAAGCGGCGCTGTACGCCCTAAAAGTTGGCATCGCGAC